In Actinoplanes sp. NBC_00393, a single genomic region encodes these proteins:
- a CDS encoding ISAs1 family transposase, translating to MASSLIAALTVTTPSADALPAPITESERGGLLAVLAKVPDPRDPRGIRYPLTAVLAVAVCAVMAGASSFAAISDWLQDLDGHGRVRLGFTDAVPAGTTVWRLLIRLDAQLLAGVLAGWLRTRACPPDPAAVTRRYRRVIAVDGKTLRGARHDDGRQIHLLSALDTGTGIVLAQVTVDAKSNEIPAFAPLLDAVEQVLGSLTGALFIADALHTQTGHADEVARRGAHLLVQVKANQPTLFKQLKRLPWAQIPVGDRTRDRGHGRRETRTVKAVTVHLPGGIAFPHAAQAIRITRTRVVAGRTSRETAYLTISLPAGHATARDLQTWIRRHWHIENRLHHVRDTTFREDQHQARTGNGPAVIATLRNTAIGWHRATGAANIARATRYANRRSHDLITAVTSCYPTTQ from the coding sequence ATGGCATCATCTCTCATTGCTGCACTGACTGTCACGACACCTTCCGCCGATGCCCTACCCGCCCCGATCACTGAAAGTGAGCGGGGCGGTCTGCTGGCTGTCCTGGCGAAGGTTCCCGATCCACGGGATCCGCGGGGGATCCGGTACCCGCTGACCGCGGTTCTGGCCGTAGCGGTCTGCGCCGTCATGGCCGGCGCGTCGTCGTTCGCCGCGATCAGCGATTGGTTGCAAGACCTCGACGGACACGGCCGGGTCCGGCTCGGGTTCACCGATGCCGTCCCGGCCGGCACGACCGTATGGCGGTTGCTGATCCGGCTGGACGCGCAGCTGCTGGCCGGTGTTCTCGCCGGCTGGCTGCGCACCCGAGCCTGCCCGCCGGATCCTGCCGCCGTCACGCGCAGATACCGGCGGGTGATCGCGGTCGACGGCAAGACCCTGCGCGGCGCCCGGCATGACGACGGCCGTCAGATCCACCTGCTGTCCGCCCTGGACACCGGCACCGGAATCGTGCTGGCCCAGGTCACCGTCGATGCCAAGAGCAACGAGATTCCGGCGTTCGCGCCGCTGCTCGACGCCGTCGAGCAGGTCCTGGGCAGCCTGACCGGGGCACTGTTCATCGCCGACGCCCTGCACACCCAGACCGGTCACGCCGACGAGGTCGCCCGGCGCGGCGCTCACCTGCTGGTCCAGGTGAAGGCGAACCAGCCGACCTTGTTCAAGCAGCTCAAGCGCCTTCCTTGGGCGCAGATCCCGGTCGGGGACCGCACTCGCGACCGCGGCCACGGCCGCCGCGAGACCCGCACCGTCAAAGCCGTCACCGTCCACCTGCCCGGCGGCATCGCGTTTCCGCATGCCGCACAAGCCATCCGGATCACCCGCACCCGTGTCGTCGCAGGCCGGACCAGCCGCGAGACCGCCTACCTGACCATCTCGCTGCCCGCCGGCCACGCCACCGCCCGCGATCTGCAGACCTGGATCCGCCGTCATTGGCATATCGAGAACCGGCTCCATCACGTCCGCGACACCACGTTCCGTGAGGACCAGCACCAAGCCCGCACCGGGAACGGACCCGCCGTCATCGCGACGCTGCGTAACACCGCGATCGGCTGGCACCGAGCCACCGGTGCTGCCAACATCGCCCGCGCTACCCGCTATGCCAATCGGCGCTCACACGACCTGATCACCGCCGTGACCAGCTGCTACCCGACAACGCAATGA